One window of the Halorussus sp. MSC15.2 genome contains the following:
- a CDS encoding aminodeoxychorismate/anthranilate synthase component II — translation MSILVIDNYDSFVYNLVQYVGEFDPEVTVRRNDAVTISEVRELDPDGIVVSPGPGTPAEAGISVPLFEHTDYPILGVCLGHQALCAAEGATVGHAPEVVHGKPSVVTHDGEGLYEGLPETFEVGRYHSLAVEREDVPDSLEITARTVGERDEASDDFDAPDDRRGVVMGVRHRERPHVGVQFHPESILTDAGKRLVENFCEYCRTSSVAES, via the coding sequence ATGTCCATCCTCGTCATCGACAACTACGACTCGTTCGTCTACAACCTCGTCCAGTACGTCGGCGAGTTCGACCCGGAAGTCACGGTCCGGCGCAACGACGCCGTTACAATCTCCGAGGTGCGTGAACTCGACCCCGACGGCATCGTCGTCTCGCCCGGTCCCGGCACCCCGGCGGAGGCCGGAATCTCGGTCCCGCTGTTCGAGCACACGGACTACCCCATCCTCGGAGTCTGTCTCGGCCATCAGGCCCTCTGCGCGGCCGAGGGCGCGACGGTCGGCCACGCGCCGGAGGTGGTCCACGGCAAGCCCTCGGTCGTGACCCACGACGGCGAGGGACTCTACGAGGGTCTGCCCGAGACCTTCGAGGTCGGTCGGTACCACTCGCTGGCGGTCGAGCGCGAGGACGTCCCCGACAGCCTCGAAATCACTGCGCGAACTGTCGGCGAGCGAGACGAAGCCTCGGACGACTTCGACGCGCCCGACGACCGGCGAGGGGTCGTCATGGGCGTTCGCCACCGCGAGCGGCCCCACGTCGGCGTCCAGTTCCATCCCGAAAGCATCCTGACCGACGCGGGCAAGCGACTGGTGGAGAACTTCTGCGAGTACTGTCGGACGAGTTCGGTCGCGGAATCCTGA
- a CDS encoding pyridoxal phosphate-dependent aminotransferase has product MFPDIAYLDWIDGRPAEAEYDLGSSDLRRGPADAGSVVPPALDGTPTPDSTLEAQIAAVYGVDAENVLVTAGATHANALAAATALSIAEDDATTEDDPDAPAATEKHRVLVEKPGYEPLVATPEGLGATVDRFRRPDEEGYPLDPDRVDAATVEDTALVTVTNRHNPSGRRASREELSAVARRVGDEDARLLVDEVYAPFDVEAGDGPFGGPTAAGLPYTVVTSSLTKFLGFGDLRVGWLVGDAEFVARARSIDHHFAQVAEPSRRLARRALADADRLADESRARIRENRNALATFVADREDLSGRVEPGCPYAFLRHESADGGEDDDALSDGDEVARAAWENGVLVVPGRFFDDSERFRICACRDPETVREGLDRLGDVLDSLGG; this is encoded by the coding sequence GTGTTCCCTGACATCGCGTATCTCGACTGGATTGACGGGCGACCCGCCGAAGCCGAGTACGACCTCGGGTCGTCGGACCTCCGCCGCGGTCCCGCCGACGCCGGGAGCGTCGTCCCGCCTGCGCTCGACGGGACGCCGACTCCCGACTCGACTCTGGAGGCCCAGATAGCGGCGGTTTACGGCGTCGATGCCGAGAACGTCCTCGTGACCGCCGGCGCGACGCACGCCAACGCGCTCGCAGCGGCGACCGCGCTCTCGATTGCCGAAGACGACGCGACGACCGAGGACGACCCCGACGCCCCGGCGGCCACCGAGAAACACCGCGTGCTGGTCGAGAAACCCGGCTACGAACCGCTGGTCGCCACGCCCGAGGGATTGGGGGCCACCGTTGACCGGTTCCGACGCCCCGACGAAGAAGGGTATCCGCTCGACCCCGACAGGGTTGACGCCGCGACGGTCGAAGACACTGCGCTCGTCACGGTGACGAATCGCCACAATCCGAGCGGTCGTCGGGCCAGTCGAGAGGAACTCTCGGCGGTCGCTCGCCGCGTCGGAGACGAGGACGCGAGGTTACTCGTGGACGAGGTGTACGCGCCGTTCGACGTCGAAGCCGGCGACGGGCCGTTCGGCGGTCCCACGGCGGCCGGACTCCCGTACACGGTCGTCACGAGTTCGCTGACCAAGTTCCTCGGGTTCGGCGACCTGCGCGTCGGTTGGCTCGTCGGCGACGCCGAGTTCGTCGCTCGCGCCCGGTCGATAGACCACCACTTCGCTCAGGTCGCGGAACCGAGTCGGCGACTGGCCCGGCGAGCGCTCGCCGACGCCGACCGACTCGCCGACGAGTCGCGCGCACGCATCCGGGAGAACCGGAACGCACTGGCGACGTTCGTGGCCGACCGCGAGGACCTCTCGGGTCGGGTCGAACCCGGCTGTCCCTACGCGTTCCTGCGCCACGAGTCGGCCGACGGTGGGGAAGACGACGACGCGCTGTCTGACGGCGACGAAGTCGCGCGAGCGGCGTGGGAGAACGGCGTTCTCGTCGTCCCCGGCAGGTTCTTCGACGACTCCGAGCGCTTCCGAATCTGTGCGTGTCGCGACCCCGAGACGGTTCGAGAAGGTCTCGACCGACTCGGAGACGTGCTCGACTCGCTCGGTGGGTGA
- a CDS encoding PRC-barrel domain-containing protein, whose product MDGTPQEITSLVGREVYSNNGVFVGEVEDVQLNVQACAVTGIALGELNHELFSDVVGGENGVMIPYRWVRAVGDVVLINDTIERLRQPDAEGDEEVAV is encoded by the coding sequence ATGGACGGAACACCGCAGGAGATTACCAGTCTGGTCGGCCGGGAGGTGTACTCCAACAACGGCGTCTTCGTCGGCGAAGTCGAGGACGTACAGTTGAACGTGCAAGCGTGCGCGGTCACGGGTATCGCGCTCGGCGAACTCAACCACGAACTGTTCTCGGACGTGGTGGGCGGCGAGAACGGCGTGATGATTCCGTATCGGTGGGTGCGCGCGGTCGGCGACGTGGTTCTCATCAACGACACCATCGAGCGACTCCGGCAACCCGACGCCGAGGGCGACGAAGAGGTCGCGGTCTGA
- a CDS encoding phage tail tube protein has translation MRYAQANKGQVSYGIEDAAYSKASATGNYFGLVNEDVEVPNPNEVTPMATGGGRRGPHVNAPNAKEYEFEVPFAVLDHNAPFEVALGKRTTTTEDPDGTAGSGDEYEKHIVTEADKLPTMTVEHYQEDLDLKEWFVGSKAGLQLEAEQGEALSATLSVLAAQREYDDAATTATDLSVPSNVSPYRFWMKGDVTLSDSSGTVDTLATVSGMDLSWDNGLEAQHQGNGREAHAVAETTAAEKYDMSLTVNVVDTDLYRRAAEDEAPVDVEIPFFREPGASTVTDALYVRLKECTVTSAPVPKAGEGTVEAEIGLAPRDTEIEFRTPA, from the coding sequence ATGCGCTACGCCCAAGCCAACAAAGGACAGGTGAGTTACGGTATCGAAGACGCGGCGTACTCGAAGGCGAGTGCGACCGGCAACTACTTCGGCCTCGTGAACGAGGACGTCGAAGTTCCGAACCCGAACGAAGTGACGCCGATGGCGACCGGCGGCGGTCGCCGCGGTCCGCACGTCAACGCGCCGAACGCCAAGGAGTACGAGTTCGAGGTTCCCTTCGCAGTTCTGGACCACAACGCTCCGTTCGAGGTGGCGCTCGGAAAGCGAACGACGACGACCGAGGACCCCGACGGTACCGCCGGTTCGGGCGACGAGTACGAGAAACACATCGTCACGGAGGCCGACAAACTCCCGACGATGACGGTCGAACACTATCAGGAAGACCTCGACCTCAAGGAGTGGTTCGTCGGGAGCAAGGCCGGGCTTCAACTCGAAGCCGAACAGGGCGAGGCGCTCTCGGCCACGCTCTCCGTACTGGCCGCCCAGCGCGAGTACGACGACGCCGCGACGACGGCTACCGACCTCTCGGTTCCCAGTAACGTGAGTCCGTATCGTTTCTGGATGAAGGGCGACGTGACCCTCAGCGACTCCAGCGGTACCGTGGACACGCTGGCGACCGTCTCGGGCATGGACCTCTCGTGGGACAACGGTCTCGAAGCCCAGCATCAGGGCAACGGCCGCGAGGCCCACGCCGTCGCCGAGACCACCGCGGCCGAGAAGTACGACATGAGCCTCACGGTCAACGTCGTGGACACCGACCTCTACAGGCGTGCGGCCGAGGACGAGGCACCCGTGGACGTGGAGATTCCGTTCTTCCGCGAACCCGGCGCTTCGACCGTCACCGACGCGCTGTACGTCCGACTGAAGGAGTGTACCGTCACGAGCGCCCCCGTCCCGAAGGCGGGAGAGGGCACCGTGGAGGCCGAAATCGGACTCGCGCCCCGCGACACCGAAATCGAGTTCCGCACCCCCGCATAA
- the pabB gene encoding aminodeoxychorismate synthase, component I codes for MNGRLVTSREEFERLAAAVDAPARIPVELRAEVEDPFDAYRRARDEEGGIYLETTGGQDGWGYFATDPERWVTTDATAETPAGFDALDGLLADERLVRGDCEVPYPCGAFGWFSYDLARELEDLPDTTDDDRGLPRLQLGVYDRVAAWREPRDDGPTELRITCCPRVDGSDDSGEVYDRAVERARELLRRATEGDSTTGPAPAEGETATFRNEAGREEYAERVRQVKRYVRDGETFQANVSQRLVAPAGVHPVSAYAALRRVNPAPYSALVEFPGVDLVSASPELLIDCAGDRLVTEPIAGTRPRGETQAEDRALERELLDSEKEHAEHAMLVDLERNDLGKVCEFGSVEVPEYRRIDRYSEVMHTVSKVVGRRRADASVADAIAAVFPGGTITGAPKPRTMEIIDELESTRRGPYTGAIGVVGFDDRATLNMTIRTLVREGDRYYLRVGAGIVHDSDPDAEYEETLDKGRALVRAMDDALDETELRVEDAGE; via the coding sequence ATGAACGGTCGCCTCGTCACTTCCCGGGAGGAGTTCGAACGCCTCGCGGCCGCAGTGGACGCCCCGGCCCGAATCCCGGTCGAACTCCGGGCGGAGGTCGAGGACCCCTTCGACGCCTACCGCCGGGCGCGCGACGAGGAGGGCGGTATCTACCTCGAAACCACGGGCGGACAGGACGGGTGGGGCTACTTCGCTACCGACCCCGAGCGGTGGGTGACGACCGACGCTACCGCCGAGACGCCCGCGGGGTTCGACGCGCTCGACGGCTTGCTCGCCGACGAACGCCTCGTACGCGGCGATTGCGAGGTGCCTTACCCCTGCGGCGCGTTCGGGTGGTTCTCCTACGACCTCGCCCGCGAGTTGGAGGACCTCCCCGACACGACCGACGACGACCGAGGTCTGCCGCGACTCCAGTTGGGCGTCTACGACCGCGTGGCGGCGTGGCGCGAACCCCGCGACGACGGGCCGACCGAACTCCGAATCACCTGCTGTCCACGCGTGGACGGTAGTGACGACTCCGGCGAGGTCTACGACCGCGCGGTCGAACGCGCTCGTGAACTCTTGCGCCGGGCGACCGAGGGCGACTCGACGACCGGGCCAGCGCCCGCGGAGGGCGAGACAGCGACGTTCCGGAACGAGGCCGGCCGCGAGGAGTACGCCGAGCGAGTCCGGCAGGTCAAGCGGTACGTCCGGGACGGCGAGACGTTTCAGGCCAACGTCTCCCAGCGACTTGTCGCGCCCGCAGGAGTCCACCCGGTCTCGGCGTACGCCGCCCTCCGTCGGGTCAACCCGGCACCGTACTCGGCGCTCGTCGAGTTCCCCGGCGTGGACCTCGTGAGCGCCAGTCCCGAACTCCTGATAGACTGCGCGGGCGACCGACTCGTGACCGAACCCATCGCCGGGACGCGTCCGCGGGGCGAGACTCAGGCGGAGGACCGCGCGCTCGAACGTGAACTGCTCGACAGCGAGAAGGAACACGCCGAACACGCGATGCTGGTGGACCTCGAACGCAACGACCTCGGGAAGGTCTGCGAGTTCGGGTCGGTCGAGGTCCCGGAGTACCGCCGCATCGACCGCTACTCCGAGGTGATGCATACCGTCTCGAAGGTTGTGGGCCGACGCCGCGCCGACGCCTCGGTGGCGGACGCCATCGCCGCGGTGTTCCCCGGCGGGACCATCACGGGCGCGCCCAAGCCCCGGACGATGGAGATAATCGACGAACTCGAATCGACCCGCCGGGGACCCTACACCGGAGCCATCGGCGTCGTCGGGTTCGACGACCGCGCGACCCTGAACATGACAATCCGGACGCTGGTCCGCGAGGGCGACCGTTACTACCTCCGGGTCGGCGCGGGCATCGTCCACGACTCGGACCCCGACGCCGAGTACGAGGAGACGCTGGACAAGGGCCGGGCGCTCGTCCGCGCGATGGACGACGCGCTCGACGAGACCGAACTCCGTGTCGAGGACGCGGGAGAATAG
- a CDS encoding phage tail tube protein, producing the protein MPTGSTTRIAYLHEPSDDYMGTPTDTDYKIPGLDCVVEDVRLENALRRMRTPGDAETTEALAGNFSGAITVSFTLGNPWWSNHVFGGAPTAGGETSAPYTYEWAVQPGEVQSSRWYTGIDYSQATAERELMGVVFSDMQVSLKAGEPVEVTLTGFYGDEQKNASLTPGSQPSEQATPLRFHGGSLSIPDSTTVNRVKEAKLSLKTGARPQTDMSRHPVAAVMGAVETTLDVRDVVTDTNQLELAYGSSSAPDAAVEGASSATLKLTSPDATAMTYDLSGVTPDSYSWEQWGDLDADAVENTSYVVNSVTATAESDQSEAR; encoded by the coding sequence ATGCCAACCGGAAGCACGACACGAATCGCGTACCTGCACGAACCGAGCGACGACTACATGGGCACCCCGACCGACACCGACTACAAGATTCCCGGTCTCGACTGCGTGGTCGAAGACGTACGCCTCGAGAACGCGCTCCGACGGATGCGAACTCCCGGCGACGCCGAGACGACCGAGGCGCTCGCCGGGAACTTCTCGGGCGCGATAACCGTCTCGTTCACGCTGGGGAACCCGTGGTGGAGCAACCACGTCTTCGGCGGCGCGCCGACCGCCGGCGGAGAGACCAGCGCACCCTACACCTACGAGTGGGCCGTTCAGCCCGGTGAGGTCCAGAGTTCCCGCTGGTACACCGGTATCGACTACAGCCAAGCGACCGCCGAGCGCGAGCTGATGGGTGTCGTCTTCAGCGACATGCAGGTCAGCCTGAAGGCGGGCGAACCGGTCGAAGTGACACTGACCGGCTTCTACGGTGACGAGCAGAAGAACGCGAGCCTGACGCCCGGTTCCCAGCCCAGCGAACAGGCGACCCCGCTCCGGTTCCACGGCGGGTCGCTGTCGATACCGGACTCGACGACAGTCAACCGTGTCAAGGAGGCGAAGCTCTCGCTGAAGACCGGCGCACGGCCACAGACCGACATGAGTCGCCACCCGGTCGCGGCCGTGATGGGCGCGGTCGAGACCACGTTGGACGTTCGCGACGTGGTGACCGACACGAACCAACTCGAACTTGCCTACGGCAGTTCGTCGGCCCCCGACGCCGCGGTCGAGGGCGCGAGTTCGGCGACGCTGAAGCTCACTTCGCCCGACGCGACCGCGATGACCTACGACCTCTCGGGCGTCACGCCCGACTCGTACTCGTGGGAGCAGTGGGGCGACCTCGACGCCGACGCGGTCGAGAACACCTCCTACGTCGTGAACAGCGTCACGGCCACCGCCGAGTCCGACCAGAGCGAGGCCCGGTAA